AGAAACTATTATTTCATGTAATTTTGACTGGCTCATTGAAGATCACAAAGTCGCAACTCAGGTTTTTGCAATGGATACCTTGAATTTATGGTCAAAAGACGAAAACTGGATTGGACCTGAGCTAAAATCAATATTGGAAACGAGGACTGAATTGAGTTCTTCCGGGTATAAAGCACATGCCAGGAAATTGTTGAAAAATCTATAAAAGAATGCCGCAGAAATTAGTTAAAGTCCTATTTTTGCAACTTACTAAAATTTGAAACTTTATGAATTTGACTACCTTAAATGCAATTTCTCCAATCGACGGCAGATACAGAAATAAAATAGATGAACTGGGGGCCTATTTTTCCGAGGAGGCATTGATCAAATACAGGGTCAAAATTGAAATCGAATATTTTATCGCCTTATGTCAGATTCCTTTACCTCAGCTAGAAGATTTTGACTCAAAGGTTTTCAAGGATCTTAGAAAAATCTATCAAGACTTTAGAACTGAAGACGCAATTAGGATCAAGGATATAGAAAGTGTAACCAATCACGATGTTAAGGCTGTTGAATATTTTATCAAAGAGAAATTTGACTTGCTAAAGTTGGAATCCTATAAAGAATTCATTCATTTTGGACTTACTTCTCAAGATATAAATAATACAGCGGTTCCTTTATCCTTAAAAGATGCTTATGAAAATATTTATATGCCTGAAATCCTGAGGTTAATTGAGAAATTGAGTAGTCTTTCCCGAGAATGGTCCTCAGTATCGATGCTGGCCAAAACCCATGGACAACCTGCCTCTCCTACCCGTCTGGGAAAGGAAGTCCAGGTTTTTGTAGAAAGAATAAAACAACAGCTTAAATTGCTGAATGAAGTTCCTTTTGCAGCTAAATTTGGAGGTGCCACCGGTAACTTCAATGCCCATAAAGTGGCCTATCCTTCAAACGACTGGAAAGCATTTGGAACCCATTTTGTTCAAAATGTACTTGGCCTGAGCCATTCCTTTCCAACCACGCAAATTGAACATTACGATCACCTGGCTGCATTTTTTGACGGACTTAAAAGAATCAATACCATTATCATAGACCTTGACCGTGACGTTTGGCAATATATTTCAATGAATTATTTCAAACAGAAGATCAAAAAAGGTGAAGTTGGTTCTTCTGCCATGCCTCATAAAGTGAATCCAATTGATTTTGAAAATAGTGAAGGGAACCTTGGATTGGCCAATGCCTTATTCGAGCACTTATCCGCCAAGTTACCGATATCCAGGCTTCAACGTGACCTGACGGATTCCACTGTGCTTAGGAATATTGGTGTTCCCCTTGGGCATACCATCATATCCATAAAATCAACCATGAAAGGCTTAGGGAAGCTTTTACTAAATCAAGAAGCATTTGACAAAGATCTTGAAGACAATTGGGCAGTTGCCGCCGAAGCAATTCAGACCATTTTAAGAAGAGAAGCCTATCCTGACCCCTATGAGGCCTTGAAGGGACTGACTCGAACCAATTCTAAAATTGATCAGAAATCTATTGCCGAATTTATTGATACCTTAGATGTCGAGGAGCATATAAAAGAGGAATTAAAGGCCATAACTCCTCATAATTACACAGGAATTTAATTTTAAATAAGAATGCGGAATACTTTTCTACTTTTGGTTTTATGTTTCTTCATATCATGTAATCAGGGTAAAAGACTTCGTGTTGATGATTTAAAATCGGGTCGTTTTAAAACAGTTTTGGAGGATGAGGAAACAGAATCGTTTGCTACCAGAAATGACTCGATTCAAATTGAAGAATACCAGAAACTCAAAGATACCTTTTACATTGAATGGATCGATCAGTTCGAATATGTATTGATCAAAACCAATCCAAAAACCTTACTTGACAGCACCCCTTTCCATGTAAAGATCACGAGTATCAAAAAGGATGGATATGACTTTAACGCCTACTACAAGGGTTCAAATTTTAAGCAAAAAGGAAGGGCGTATAAGATTGATGTAGAATAACTTAGATTCTAAAGCTTATGGAAATTTTTACGCATATAGATACTTGGGTAGCTTTTTTTACCCTCACTTTTCTGGAAATCATTTTAGGAATAGATAATATTATCTTTATTTCATTAACCGCGGGTAAATTACCAAAACATCAAATTAGAAAGGCAACTAATATTGGTTTATTACTCGCTATGGTTTTCAGGATTCTGTTGCTTATGGGAGTTTCCTACATCATTGCAATGAAAGATCCATTGTTTACAATAAATCTTTCCTGGTTTCAGGCATCCGTATCCGGACAGAGTCTGATTTTACTCGGAGGTGGTTTTTTTCTCCTTTACAAAAGTACGCATGAAATTCATCAGAAGGTTGAAGGAATCGAACACAGTGCCACAAAAACAGATCAATTAAAATCT
This DNA window, taken from Lutimonas zeaxanthinifaciens, encodes the following:
- the purB gene encoding adenylosuccinate lyase, encoding MNLTTLNAISPIDGRYRNKIDELGAYFSEEALIKYRVKIEIEYFIALCQIPLPQLEDFDSKVFKDLRKIYQDFRTEDAIRIKDIESVTNHDVKAVEYFIKEKFDLLKLESYKEFIHFGLTSQDINNTAVPLSLKDAYENIYMPEILRLIEKLSSLSREWSSVSMLAKTHGQPASPTRLGKEVQVFVERIKQQLKLLNEVPFAAKFGGATGNFNAHKVAYPSNDWKAFGTHFVQNVLGLSHSFPTTQIEHYDHLAAFFDGLKRINTIIIDLDRDVWQYISMNYFKQKIKKGEVGSSAMPHKVNPIDFENSEGNLGLANALFEHLSAKLPISRLQRDLTDSTVLRNIGVPLGHTIISIKSTMKGLGKLLLNQEAFDKDLEDNWAVAAEAIQTILRREAYPDPYEALKGLTRTNSKIDQKSIAEFIDTLDVEEHIKEELKAITPHNYTGI
- a CDS encoding DNA topoisomerase IV — its product is MRNTFLLLVLCFFISCNQGKRLRVDDLKSGRFKTVLEDEETESFATRNDSIQIEEYQKLKDTFYIEWIDQFEYVLIKTNPKTLLDSTPFHVKITSIKKDGYDFNAYYKGSNFKQKGRAYKIDVE